The following are encoded together in the Daucus carota subsp. sativus chromosome 5, DH1 v3.0, whole genome shotgun sequence genome:
- the LOC108220204 gene encoding uncharacterized protein LOC108220204, giving the protein MAQSPLNSRRPSDIAESSQREWNLRARMISRENTRSRRFSASYIASLREDSRSFRSNFSISSTASSPGYNLKEEIDPSTYSFTSALRALQARSVNTWECLSPEGFALNSKWNDAEKYICNPLSGEVPMECLSAKTLSGRSFRNLTNRFTMSAPLIYPTHSRFNQTTKPCYDQEAKIHNIINEMKAGNMFTRDVGVQSTSPDFTSNTGTSPSSSSQMEKSCPKLSAAGETDSPSSSRKTNSETEEVKVKEAVDEKEETKTTVVCEKITEKKRSTGCLPMKSCLWRRKQEKEYKHIPRKQKKNIFPLPC; this is encoded by the exons ATGGCTCAATCTCCTTTGAATTCGAGGCGGCCTAGTGACATCGCGGAGTCGAGCCAGAGAGAATGGAATCTGAGGGCACGGATGATCAGCCGCGAAAACACCAGATCAAGAAGGTTTTCAGCTTCTTATATAGCAAGCTTGAGGGAGGATTCCAGATCTTTTAGATCAAATTTTAGCATCTCTAGCACGGCGTCCTCCCCCGGATACAACTTAAAAG AGGAAATCGATCCCTCCACGTATTCCTTCACAAGTGCTCTTCGAG CATTGCAGGCACGATCGGTGAACACATGGGAGTGTTTATCACCGGAGGGTTTTGCGCTCAACTCCAAGTGGAATGACGCGGAGAAATATATATGCAATCCTCTCTCAGGAGAAGTTCCGATGGAGTGTTTGTCAGCAAAAACACTTAGCGGAAGGTCTTTCAGAAACTTGACAAACAGATTCACCATGTCTGCTCCGCTTATATACCCTACTCACTCAAGATTCAACCAAACCACAAAGCCTTGTTATGATCAAGAAGCTAAAATTCACAATATAATCAACG AAATGAAGGCAGGAAACATGTTTACTAGGGATGTCGGAGTTCAGAGCACATCACCGGATTTCACCTCCAATACCGGTACTTCCCCTTCCTCAAGCTCTCAAATGGAGAAAAGCTGCCCCAAACTAAGCGCAGCAGGGGAGACAGATTCTCCTAGTTCTAGTCGCAAAACAAATTCCGAAACCGAAGAG GTTAAAGTGAAAGAAGCAGTAGACGAGAAGGAAGAAACAAAGACGACAGTGGTGTGTGAAAAGATCACGGAGAAGAAGAGGAGCACTGGGTGCTTGCCAATGAAGAGTTGTTTGTGGAGAAGAAAACAGGAGAAAGAGTATAAACATATTCCCAGAAAGCAGAAGAAGAATATATTCCCTTTACCTTGTTAG